One window of Flavobacteriales bacterium genomic DNA carries:
- a CDS encoding translocation/assembly module TamB domain-containing protein → MRIHPDAHVLEAKRVELHRSRFALARAADDPHSNLTNLLEKLSSPSGSDTTTSAPWSVRVAQVDIRDLHFSHHDGHHARLPFGVDVSHVDIPDANIIGRDFLLAGDSILFRFDQLALTEQSGLVIKQLAGSARVAPRGIKVDRLHLITGGQHPGSTGSDIRGDIDLRSKSLAEFEYYNTKVFMSARLDSSRLQFADVALFAPDLEGVDYLVAVSGKVQGRVNELKGRDMDLYFGKRSIFRGDIEMTGLPDFPNTFIVLDASSIRTDPGDLSLLPVPPFTSKATLVLPPEVERLGRLSFSGNFTGFINSFTTYGSATTEAGTLRSDISFERDTVTKYFELRGKLATDGFDLGKVLQSKAVGRIALDTKVAARGRDLNTMEAEIEGTVPELGLAHYTIGGITLNGKLEKNLFNGELHCRDPKLNLDFNGLADLRGRWPDVDFTADVRRMDLRALGLIGGDGYSDVAMQINAKGQLAPDSLQGKIRLREVSYCEDSIDLHLGDIALDAWRDKGVPMVKLESTVADAMISGPFYPTLLPGAFQSVIFSIFPSMQEQVKYDQEDQNFTFDATLKEARSLLELVVPGLDLAAGTHATGRFNSRTFDLGLDAHLPTIGYMGYSGDSLDITLGKTMDLVAFSIKGNGKIRKDSSVTLSDLYITGTAYQDEIRLRADWAGEDSVASGTVNLNALVKGPASVLIDIEPSSVDLGQGIWHNERTAHIQVDSSTITIDTLLMLNQVQAVRLGGTIGRDPGQALSFELQDVRSENLKPLYDGPVVHGAISGDGRIFDLYGKPYLLSYLCVDSLAIADKPVGDLRLAATYNEGGDAIDVNGSLQRDTLRAFDFSGKVNPGKDQELDLKLRMDRFDLRFIDPYLPEAISEIQGKVTGVVDITGKLNDPQINGSATLENAGLRVNYLNTFYSFSHKVDIKPDMFALDQVLLHDDEGHTATANGTIIHHGLKDWNFDVSMDVDNMKVLDTDARRNELYYGKAYAMGILGISGYADNLEINVDAATGPGTDIHFPLGASQEVGGISFVRFTGNGISAEQSDQAVDLSGIRLDMKVAVTPDARFELIFDPTVGDIMRGRGNGNIAMAVTPSGDFSMKGDVELVDGDYLFTLRNLVNKRFGVEPGGHITWYGDPFNAIIDVDAVYRLRASLYDVIPPALRTEAYKKRFPVEVLMHLSQNLMNPEIGFDVRLPSVDEGVRTQVNSALATPDDMNKQVFSLIVLNRFLPSDATGGPSDNSGLGGATAATGTELLSNQLSNWLSSFSSNFDLGVNWRTGDVISQDEVELAVSTAIFNDRLQLNTNVGVAYGAGGTQQGSNTVIGDFSAEYSLTQDGKLRFKAFSQSNDRNLNQVDQAQTTQGAGLAYREEFDTLGEFFRKVTTVFRKKDKK, encoded by the coding sequence TTGAGGATCCACCCGGATGCCCATGTGCTGGAGGCCAAGCGTGTGGAGCTGCACCGCTCGCGATTTGCCTTGGCCAGGGCGGCTGACGACCCGCACAGCAACCTGACCAACCTGTTGGAAAAGCTCTCCTCGCCCTCCGGAAGCGACACCACCACCTCTGCACCGTGGTCTGTCCGTGTCGCCCAAGTGGACATCCGAGACCTGCATTTCAGCCACCATGACGGCCATCACGCCCGGCTGCCCTTCGGGGTGGACGTGAGCCACGTGGACATCCCTGACGCCAACATCATCGGCCGGGATTTTCTGCTAGCGGGCGATTCGATCCTTTTCCGGTTCGACCAACTTGCACTGACGGAGCAGAGCGGCTTGGTGATCAAGCAGTTGGCCGGTTCGGCACGGGTGGCCCCGCGGGGGATCAAGGTGGACCGGTTGCACTTGATCACAGGTGGCCAACATCCGGGCAGCACGGGCAGCGACATCCGCGGGGATATCGACCTGCGCTCGAAGAGCCTTGCCGAATTCGAGTACTACAATACCAAAGTGTTCATGTCGGCGCGCTTGGACAGTTCCCGGTTGCAGTTCGCCGATGTGGCACTTTTCGCACCGGACCTTGAGGGCGTGGATTATCTGGTCGCCGTGAGCGGCAAGGTACAAGGGCGGGTGAACGAGCTGAAAGGGCGGGACATGGACCTGTACTTCGGGAAGCGTTCCATATTCCGGGGAGACATCGAAATGACGGGCCTTCCCGATTTCCCGAACACCTTCATCGTGCTCGATGCGAGCAGTATCCGCACGGACCCCGGTGATCTCTCCTTGTTGCCCGTTCCTCCGTTCACGTCGAAGGCCACCTTGGTCCTCCCTCCTGAGGTGGAGCGGCTTGGGCGCTTGTCGTTCAGCGGGAACTTCACGGGCTTCATCAACTCCTTCACCACCTATGGAAGCGCGACCACCGAGGCGGGAACGTTGCGCAGTGACATCTCCTTCGAGCGGGATACGGTGACCAAATATTTCGAGCTGCGCGGAAAGTTGGCCACGGACGGCTTCGATCTCGGGAAGGTATTACAGAGCAAAGCGGTGGGCCGGATCGCCTTGGATACCAAGGTCGCAGCCCGGGGAAGGGACCTCAACACCATGGAGGCGGAGATCGAAGGGACTGTGCCCGAGCTGGGCTTGGCGCACTACACGATCGGCGGGATCACCCTGAACGGAAAGCTCGAAAAGAACCTCTTCAACGGCGAGCTGCACTGTCGCGACCCCAAGCTCAACTTGGATTTCAATGGCCTGGCGGACCTTCGCGGCAGGTGGCCGGACGTGGACTTCACAGCGGATGTTCGCCGGATGGACCTGCGTGCGCTGGGCCTCATCGGTGGGGACGGGTACAGCGACGTGGCCATGCAGATCAATGCCAAAGGCCAGCTCGCTCCGGACAGCCTGCAAGGGAAGATCAGGCTGCGGGAGGTGAGCTACTGTGAGGATTCCATCGATCTGCACCTCGGTGACATCGCACTGGACGCATGGCGCGACAAGGGTGTGCCTATGGTGAAATTGGAAAGCACCGTGGCGGATGCGATGATCAGCGGCCCTTTCTATCCGACATTGCTGCCCGGGGCCTTCCAAAGCGTGATCTTCAGCATCTTCCCTTCGATGCAGGAGCAGGTGAAATACGACCAAGAGGACCAGAACTTCACCTTCGACGCCACCTTGAAGGAGGCGCGATCCCTGCTGGAGCTGGTAGTGCCGGGCCTGGACCTTGCGGCGGGCACCCACGCCACCGGCAGGTTCAACAGCCGGACCTTCGACCTGGGCCTGGACGCGCACCTGCCGACCATCGGCTACATGGGCTACTCGGGTGATTCACTGGACATCACCTTGGGCAAGACCATGGACCTGGTCGCCTTCAGTATCAAGGGCAATGGCAAGATACGGAAGGACAGCAGTGTCACCCTCAGTGACCTGTACATCACCGGGACGGCTTACCAGGATGAAATACGCTTACGCGCGGATTGGGCCGGCGAGGACAGCGTGGCGAGCGGCACGGTGAACCTGAACGCATTGGTCAAGGGACCCGCGTCCGTATTGATCGACATTGAACCGAGCAGCGTGGACCTGGGCCAGGGTATTTGGCACAATGAACGCACGGCGCACATCCAAGTGGACAGCAGCACGATCACGATCGACACCCTGCTGATGTTGAACCAAGTTCAGGCCGTTCGGCTCGGTGGCACCATTGGGCGCGATCCCGGCCAAGCGCTCTCGTTTGAACTTCAGGACGTGCGTTCCGAGAACCTGAAGCCCCTTTACGATGGCCCGGTGGTGCATGGGGCCATCAGCGGCGACGGGCGGATCTTCGACCTGTACGGGAAACCTTACCTGCTGAGCTACCTGTGCGTGGACAGTTTGGCCATAGCGGACAAGCCCGTGGGCGATCTGCGTCTGGCCGCCACCTACAACGAGGGCGGGGATGCCATTGACGTAAATGGGTCATTGCAACGGGACACCTTGCGGGCCTTTGATTTTTCGGGGAAGGTCAATCCCGGCAAGGACCAGGAACTCGACCTGAAATTGCGCATGGACCGGTTCGACCTGCGCTTCATCGATCCCTATCTGCCGGAGGCGATCAGTGAGATACAAGGAAAGGTCACCGGTGTGGTCGATATCACCGGAAAGCTCAATGACCCGCAGATCAATGGCTCGGCCACGCTGGAGAATGCCGGCCTCCGCGTCAACTACCTGAACACCTTCTACAGCTTCTCGCACAAGGTTGACATCAAGCCGGACATGTTCGCATTGGACCAAGTGCTGTTGCATGACGATGAAGGCCACACGGCGACCGCCAACGGAACCATCATCCACCACGGGCTGAAGGACTGGAACTTCGACGTGAGCATGGACGTGGACAATATGAAAGTGCTGGACACCGATGCGCGCCGGAACGAGCTGTACTATGGGAAGGCCTATGCGATGGGGATCCTGGGCATCAGCGGTTATGCGGACAACCTGGAGATCAACGTGGACGCAGCCACAGGGCCGGGCACGGACATCCATTTCCCGTTGGGGGCCAGCCAGGAAGTGGGCGGCATCTCCTTCGTCCGCTTCACCGGCAATGGCATCTCAGCGGAACAGAGCGACCAGGCGGTGGACCTCAGCGGGATCCGGCTGGACATGAAAGTGGCGGTGACCCCGGATGCACGCTTCGAGCTGATCTTCGATCCCACGGTGGGGGATATCATGCGCGGGCGGGGCAACGGCAACATCGCCATGGCGGTGACCCCCTCGGGCGATTTCAGCATGAAGGGCGACGTGGAACTGGTGGACGGGGATTACCTCTTCACGTTGCGCAATCTGGTGAACAAGCGCTTCGGCGTGGAGCCCGGGGGGCACATCACTTGGTACGGCGACCCCTTCAACGCCATTATCGATGTGGATGCGGTGTACCGGCTCCGTGCCAGCCTCTATGACGTGATCCCGCCGGCCCTTCGCACCGAGGCCTACAAGAAGCGCTTCCCCGTGGAAGTGCTCATGCACTTGTCACAGAACCTGATGAACCCGGAGATCGGATTCGATGTGAGGCTGCCTTCGGTGGACGAGGGCGTGCGCACCCAGGTGAACAGCGCCTTGGCCACACCGGACGACATGAACAAGCAGGTTTTCTCCTTGATCGTCCTGAACCGCTTCCTGCCCAGCGATGCCACGGGAGGGCCTTCGGACAACAGCGGACTGGGCGGTGCGACCGCGGCCACGGGCACCGAGCTCCTCAGCAACCAGTTGAGCAACTGGCTCAGCTCCTTCAGCAGCAACTTCGATCTGGGCGTGAACTGGCGTACGGGCGATGTGATCTCACAGGATGAGGTTGAACTGGCGGTCAGCACGGCCATCTTCAACGACCGGCTACAACTGAACACGAACGTGGGCGTGGCCTACGGTGCAGGAGGAACGCAACAGGGTTCCAACACCGTCATTGGCGATTTTTCCGCCGAGTACAGCCTTACCCAGGACGGTAAGTTGCGCTTCAAGGCGTTCAGCCAGAGCAACGACCGCAATTTGAACCAAGTGGACCAGGCGCAGACCACCCAGGGCGCGGGCCTGGCCTATCGCGAGGAGTTCGACACGTTGGGTGAATTCTTCCGCAAGGTGACGACGGTGTTCCGGAAGAAGGACAAGAAGTAG
- the tsaD gene encoding tRNA (adenosine(37)-N6)-threonylcarbamoyltransferase complex transferase subunit TsaD, whose product MGIRVDPQSADPDLIRRHQGVAVQVRNKDPVQAVRPEEPQLHAPDAQLGTQFRTEGRTELLGQVGLHRRGHQRPDHGDHQNKQHRKHTEHPAPSAPRPYPLHFPLCHPCLASDLRSVLYTIKHQARSAKLTPLLPQPVHQVILGIESSCDETAAAVLVDGELRSNVVASQEVHAKWGGVVPELASRAHQEHIVPVVREALDTAGIAKEDLSAVAFTNGPGLIGALLVGSCFARSLAQALNIPLLAVNHVQAHVMAHFIRDGQDRPMPAFPFLNLTVSGGHTQLVLVRSPLDMEIIGTTLDDAAGEAFDKGAKVLGLPYPGGPLVDLHARTGDPHRFALPKPAITGLDLSFSGIKTAFVAMVQRGEQKQPGFAKAERDDLCASLQNAIIDHLMAKTRRAIRLHEVDRVGIAGGVAANSGLRARLKELGEKENVEVFIPPFSYCTDNAAMIAMAGLHLLEAGRLAPLDMVPLPRTH is encoded by the coding sequence ATGGGCATCCGGGTGGATCCTCAATCCGCGGACCCAGATCTCATCCGCCGCCACCAAGGTGTCGCCGTTCAGGTCCGCAATAAAGACCCCGTGCAAGCGGTTCGCCCCGAAGAGCCGCAACTCCACGCGCCCGATGCGCAGCTCGGCACCCAATTCCGCACTGAGGGTCGTACTGAGCTGCTGGGCCAGGTAGGTCTGCACCGCCGGGGTCATCAACGCCCCGACCACGGAGACCACCAGAATAAACAGCACCGCAAGCACACGGAACACCCTGCGCCCAGTGCGCCACGGCCGTACCCGCTTCACTTTCCTTTGTGCCATCCCTGCTTAGCTTCGGACCTTCGTAGTGTGCTGTACACTATCAAGCATCAGGCCCGATCGGCCAAATTAACCCCGCTCTTGCCCCAGCCCGTGCATCAGGTCATTCTCGGCATCGAAAGTTCGTGTGATGAGACCGCGGCCGCCGTATTGGTGGACGGTGAGCTCCGCTCCAACGTGGTGGCCTCCCAGGAGGTTCATGCCAAGTGGGGCGGCGTGGTGCCTGAGCTGGCCAGCCGGGCCCATCAGGAGCACATCGTACCGGTGGTCCGCGAGGCCTTGGACACAGCAGGCATCGCGAAGGAGGATCTTTCCGCCGTGGCGTTCACCAACGGACCGGGCCTGATCGGCGCCTTGCTCGTGGGTTCCTGCTTCGCACGGTCCTTGGCGCAGGCGCTGAACATCCCCTTGTTGGCGGTAAACCATGTACAGGCCCACGTGATGGCACATTTCATCCGGGACGGCCAGGACCGGCCCATGCCCGCCTTCCCCTTTCTGAACCTCACCGTGAGCGGCGGTCACACGCAATTGGTGCTGGTCCGTTCCCCGTTGGACATGGAGATCATCGGCACCACGCTGGACGACGCGGCCGGCGAGGCTTTCGACAAGGGCGCCAAGGTGCTGGGCCTCCCCTATCCCGGCGGCCCCTTGGTGGACCTTCATGCCCGCACCGGTGATCCGCACCGCTTTGCCCTGCCCAAGCCGGCGATCACCGGGCTGGACCTCAGTTTCAGCGGGATCAAGACCGCCTTTGTTGCGATGGTGCAGCGCGGGGAGCAAAAACAACCCGGCTTCGCGAAGGCCGAACGTGACGATCTCTGTGCCTCTTTGCAGAACGCCATCATCGACCACCTCATGGCCAAGACACGCCGCGCCATCCGCCTGCACGAGGTGGACCGCGTAGGCATTGCTGGCGGAGTGGCGGCCAACAGCGGGCTGCGGGCCCGGTTGAAAGAGCTCGGCGAGAAGGAGAATGTGGAGGTGTTCATCCCGCCCTTCTCCTACTGCACGGACAACGCGGCCATGATCGCCATGGCCGGACTGCATTTGCTCGAAGCTGGACGCCTTGCCCCATTGGACATGGTGCCCCTGCCACGCACACATTGA
- a CDS encoding universal stress protein gives MMKILCPTDLTLATDIALSHAGNIAQRGNGEVTLFHVLTKEEVKNNDIGNPGPHVKTLDLLSKQGVKVNRVDREGSPLKEIVAEAKNGHALMVAGTHGVQGLRQEWLGSDMLKLVREVPIPTLVVQMYSPRTENIGHILMPVAGHADITPLLDAVCLLAKISGAEVDVYQQLQEGSTTSNTLLANKVKMMERLAKEGIKHEEVHEPVEKFYEGFAVRTIRYANKVGASCIAIMANASGDHKKIADKEKQDLLVNEKGIPILCAV, from the coding sequence ATGATGAAGATCCTCTGCCCCACCGACCTCACCTTGGCCACCGATATCGCTCTTTCCCATGCCGGGAACATCGCCCAACGGGGCAATGGGGAGGTCACACTTTTCCATGTGCTCACCAAGGAGGAGGTTAAGAACAACGACATTGGAAACCCCGGCCCGCACGTGAAGACCTTGGACCTGTTGTCAAAGCAAGGCGTGAAAGTGAACCGTGTGGACCGCGAGGGATCACCCTTGAAGGAGATCGTCGCCGAGGCCAAGAACGGCCATGCCCTGATGGTCGCCGGCACACACGGTGTGCAAGGTCTGCGTCAGGAGTGGCTGGGGTCCGACATGCTGAAGCTCGTGCGCGAAGTGCCCATCCCCACGTTGGTGGTGCAGATGTATTCCCCGCGCACGGAGAACATAGGCCACATACTGATGCCGGTGGCCGGCCATGCCGATATCACTCCGCTATTGGACGCCGTATGCCTGCTGGCCAAGATCTCCGGGGCCGAAGTTGACGTGTACCAGCAGCTGCAGGAAGGCAGCACCACCAGCAATACGCTCTTGGCGAACAAGGTGAAGATGATGGAGCGCCTTGCCAAGGAAGGCATCAAACACGAAGAGGTGCATGAGCCCGTGGAGAAATTCTACGAGGGTTTCGCCGTCCGCACCATCCGCTATGCGAACAAGGTGGGCGCCAGCTGCATCGCCATCATGGCCAACGCCAGCGGCGACCACAAGAAGATCGCGGACAAGGAGAAGCAGGACCTATTGGTGAACGAAAAGGGGATCCCGATCCTTTGCGCGGTGTGA
- a CDS encoding choice-of-anchor B family protein: MKTAFTLVFLSAITLGSNAQTNIVELGHLDYDSLRSSDLSNLWGYADEEGNEYALVGVNGSGAPNSGGLSVVNVTDPAHPVEVFFAPGPPSIWREVKVWGDHAYVTTEANFGLLIVDLSPLPQSTDLPVTIFHGQGWNTAHSLFIDENGRLYVQGTNRGNGGVIMYDLTQDPEAPVEVGSYDPLYCHDSFARGDTLYAAHVYQGIFTIVDVSDPASPVMLGSHASASNFTHNLWLDDSGQYLFSTDEVSNAYVAAYDIGDPTDIREVDRLRSDPGNNVIPHNTYWLDHFLVTSYYTYGVVIYDATHPENLVEVGHFDTSPSTGYGFHGDWGVYPFLPSGNLLISDIEEGLYILGPTYVHASWLQGLITDAGTGDPVNQATITLETTTAADSTGFDGLYALGTDVPGSYTVTVSAAGYPTATISGVELESGHVTVLDVPLGGAVNAGLAEFTDRPSFFISPNPCSGSFTLEMAGPAMLMVDVVDTQGRAVIPSFHMVGTAYGAVEDLMPGVYLVRATDLDGQVRVQRLLVEQ; the protein is encoded by the coding sequence ATGAAGACCGCGTTCACCCTGGTGTTCCTATCAGCTATTACGCTGGGTTCCAATGCCCAGACCAACATTGTTGAACTGGGCCATCTGGACTACGACAGCCTGCGCAGCAGCGATCTTTCCAATCTGTGGGGCTATGCGGATGAGGAGGGGAATGAGTATGCCTTGGTCGGGGTCAATGGCTCGGGGGCACCGAACAGCGGGGGACTTTCCGTGGTGAACGTTACCGACCCGGCCCATCCGGTGGAGGTCTTTTTCGCGCCGGGGCCGCCCAGCATCTGGCGGGAGGTGAAGGTGTGGGGAGATCATGCCTATGTGACCACCGAGGCGAATTTCGGCCTGCTGATCGTGGACCTGTCGCCGTTGCCGCAGAGCACGGACCTGCCGGTGACCATCTTCCATGGCCAGGGTTGGAACACGGCACACTCGCTCTTTATCGATGAAAATGGAAGGCTCTATGTGCAAGGCACTAACCGGGGAAACGGCGGGGTGATCATGTACGACCTTACTCAGGACCCCGAGGCACCGGTGGAGGTGGGGAGCTATGACCCGCTCTATTGCCACGACAGCTTTGCCCGGGGGGATACGCTCTATGCTGCGCATGTCTATCAGGGGATCTTCACCATCGTGGATGTCAGCGACCCGGCTTCTCCGGTCATGCTGGGATCGCATGCGTCCGCCTCGAATTTCACGCACAACCTGTGGCTTGACGATTCGGGACAATACCTTTTCAGCACGGATGAAGTGTCCAATGCGTACGTCGCGGCGTATGACATCGGCGACCCTACGGACATCCGTGAGGTGGACCGGCTCCGGAGCGATCCCGGGAACAATGTCATACCCCACAACACCTATTGGCTGGACCATTTCCTGGTGACCAGCTACTACACCTATGGCGTGGTGATCTACGATGCCACCCATCCGGAGAACCTCGTGGAAGTCGGGCATTTCGACACATCACCTTCTACCGGGTACGGCTTTCATGGTGATTGGGGCGTCTATCCGTTCCTGCCCAGCGGGAACTTGCTCATCAGCGACATTGAAGAAGGCTTGTACATCCTAGGGCCGACGTATGTGCATGCCAGCTGGCTTCAAGGCCTCATCACGGACGCGGGCACCGGGGATCCGGTGAACCAGGCCACGATCACCCTGGAAACCACCACGGCCGCGGACAGTACCGGTTTTGACGGGCTGTACGCATTGGGCACGGATGTTCCGGGAAGCTATACCGTCACGGTGTCAGCGGCAGGTTATCCGACGGCCACCATCTCGGGTGTCGAGCTGGAGAGTGGGCATGTCACCGTGCTGGACGTGCCGTTGGGGGGTGCCGTGAACGCCGGTTTGGCGGAGTTCACCGATCGCCCCTCGTTCTTCATCAGCCCGAATCCCTGTTCCGGAAGCTTTACACTGGAAATGGCAGGCCCAGCTATGTTGATGGTGGATGTGGTCGACACACAGGGCCGTGCGGTCATACCGTCGTTCCATATGGTGGGAACGGCGTACGGGGCAGTTGAGGACCTGATGCCGGGCGTGTATCTTGTGCGTGCCACGGACCTGGATGGTCAGGTACGTGTGCAGCGGTTGTTGGTGGAGCAGTGA